The following proteins are encoded in a genomic region of Desulfurobacterium indicum:
- a CDS encoding IS3 family transposase, protein MIERNSQLSIRKQCELLSVPRRSYYYQPKGESEYNKELMALIDEQYLKDPTYGSRRMTAYLRRKGYKVNRKRVRRLMRKMGIRTIYQEPKTSIPPKEIPLTENLVEGLKIERPNQVWYTDITYVKVPGGFSYTVTIMDAHSKKILSMKHSNTLDRRFYVEAAEETVRKYGYPEIIHADKGRQFLSRDFLNVFGDEEG, encoded by the coding sequence ATGATAGAAAGAAACAGCCAACTAAGCATACGCAAGCAGTGTGAACTTCTTTCAGTTCCAAGAAGGAGCTATTACTACCAGCCGAAGGGAGAGAGTGAATACAACAAAGAACTCATGGCTCTGATAGATGAACAGTACTTAAAAGATCCAACTTATGGAAGCAGAAGAATGACAGCATATTTGAGGAGGAAAGGCTACAAAGTGAATAGAAAGAGGGTAAGGAGACTAATGAGGAAGATGGGAATCAGAACGATATATCAAGAGCCTAAGACTTCAATACCACCAAAAGAGATACCATTGACAGAAAACCTTGTTGAAGGGCTGAAGATAGAACGTCCCAATCAGGTATGGTACACGGACATCACCTATGTAAAAGTTCCTGGTGGATTCTCTTACACGGTAACGATAATGGATGCCCATTCAAAGAAGATACTCTCAATGAAACATTCAAACACCTTGGACAGGAGGTTCTATGTAGAGGCAGCAGAGGAAACCGTGAGGAAGTATGGGTATCCTGAGATAATACATGCAGACAAGGGAAGACAGTTTTTGAGCAGGGATTTTCTAAACGTATTCGGAGACGAAGAAGGG
- a CDS encoding transposase has product MGKRKNYSPEFKAKVAIEAIKGEKIISQIASEFGIHPVLVTKWKKQFLENSHKVFSAEGNKEKELQKTIDELYKQIGQLKVEKDFLSRKLGLL; this is encoded by the coding sequence ATGGGAAAGAGAAAAAACTACTCGCCAGAATTCAAAGCCAAGGTAGCTATTGAAGCTATCAAGGGAGAAAAGATCATCTCCCAGATAGCATCAGAATTTGGCATTCATCCGGTTCTAGTAACCAAGTGGAAAAAACAGTTCCTTGAAAACTCCCACAAAGTGTTTTCAGCTGAGGGGAACAAGGAAAAAGAACTCCAGAAGACCATAGATGAGTTGTACAAGCAAATAGGACAGCTAAAGGTAGAGAAAGATTTTTTGTCCAGAAAATTAGGACTACTCTAA